In the genome of Quercus robur chromosome 3, dhQueRobu3.1, whole genome shotgun sequence, one region contains:
- the LOC126719478 gene encoding uncharacterized protein LOC126719478: MTVYGNVGKKIASLQKRLEWLELQATSPDVIRDLRETRVELNCWLDKEAAMWKQRARLNWFQEGDRNTRFFHARASTRFQKNLIEGIFYANEVRQVDQEEIEKVFIKYYLDLFTSSEPSEFAEIVEAVQPKMTQSMNAMLRREFQASEVHKPLKQMYPLKAPSPDVAFETMHHINLKKTGTTGEMALKLDMSKAYDRVEWACLDKIMEKLGFHSRWRRLMMQCISSITYAVRINGKPSGHIIPTRGLRQGDPLSPYLFLLCAEGLSALIKKATADATIEECDVIQRILSTYEEASGQQLNRSKTSLFFSPNTAKEIQDEIRIQFGAQVIRQHEKYLGLPSLVGRNKKNIFKEVKAKLAKKLAGWKEKLLSKAGKEVLIKAVAQAIPTYTMSCFKILDSLCDEMTSLIRNFWWGQCKKERKMAWISWEKLCAPKACGGMGFKQLKQFNLAMLAKQGWRLQTETDSLVYRVFKSKYFPNCEFVDASLGRNPSFAWRSIMAAQDILQKGKRWQVGNGHSIMIWKDKWLPSPSTYEVVSPVNYIPEDSRVAELIDEEKGAWKTDLVSNIFFPHEADLICGIALCANLQEDKQVWVLTNNGPFSIRSAYKLAMEMRSDAQVESGSDGSHLRRFWRSIWSCNIPHKICHFAWRACKDVLPIKENLVKRKVLSDSCCDECKLAEETSGHLFWSCQRAREIWCLSALFQESRI, encoded by the exons ATGACTGTGTACGGGAATGTGGGGAAAAAGATTGCTTCTTTGCAAAAAAGATTGGAGTGGTTGGAGTTGCAAGCTACTTCACCAGATGTTATCAGAGATCTTAGAGAAACTAGAGTGGAGCTGAATTGCTGGCTTGATAAAGAAGCTGCCATGTGGAAACAAAGGGCAAGGTTGAATTGGTTCCAGGAAGGAGACAGAAACACCCGTTTCTTCCATGCTAGGGCTTCGACCaggtttcaaaagaatttaattgAGGGGATTTTTTATGCAAATGAAGTGCGGCAGGTTGATCAAGAGGAGATTGAGAAGGTTTTCATTAAGTATTATTTGGACCTGTTTACATCTTCTGAACCCTCAGAGTTTGCCGAAATTGTGGAGGCCGTGCAACCAAAGATGACCCAATCCATGAATGCTATGCTAAGAAGGGAATTCCAAGCAAGTGAAGTGCACAAACCTCTGAAACAGATGTATCCTTTAAAAGCTCCTAGCCCTGATG TGGCTTTTGAGACGATGCATCatataaatttgaagaaaaCAGGGACTACAGGTGAGATGGCTCTCAAGCTTGATATGAGCAAGGCTTACGACAGGGTGGAGTGGGCATGCTTAGACAAAATTATGGAGAAATTGGGGTTTCACTCAAGATGGAGAAGATTAATGATGCAATGCATTTCTTCAATCACTTATGCTGTCCGTATTAATGGTAAACCTAGCGGTCACATCATCCCCACTAGAGGGCTTCGTCAAGGTGACCCGCTATCTCCTTACTTATTTCTGCTATGTGCTGAAGGTCTTTCTGCACTAATCAAAAAAGCCACAGCTGATG cCACTATTGAGGAGTGTGACGTCATACAAAGGATATTGAGCACGTATGAGGAAGCATCTGGCCAACAGCTGAACCGATCCAAAACTTCTCTGTTTTTTAGCCCTAACACAGCTAAGGAGATCCAGGATGAGATAAGAATTCAGTTTGGTGCTCAAGTGATCCGTCAACATGAGAAGTACTTGGGTCTTCCATCTTTGGTGGGAAGGAATAAGAAGAATATTTTCAAGGAAGTGAAAGCAAAATTGGCTAAGAAATTGGCCGGTTGGAAGGAAAAATTGTTGTCTAAAGCCGGTAAAGAAGTCCTGATTAAAGCTGTAGCCCAAGCTATTCCAACGTACACTATGAGTTGCTTTAAAATTCTTGACTCTCTTTGTGATGAGATGACAAGCCTGATCAGGAATTTCTGGTGGGGGCAGTGCAAGAAGGAACGGAAAATGGCATGGATTAGTTGGGAGAAACTTTGTGCTCCTAAGGCCTGTGGAGGTATGGGTTTCAAGCAATTAAAACAATTTAATCTGGCTATGCTAGCAAAACAAGGTTGGAGGCTCCAGACCGAGACTGATTCTCTAGTGTATAGAGTTTTTAAGTccaaatattttcctaattgTGAGTTTGTTGATGCTAGTCTAGGTAGAAATCCTTCCTTTGCATGGAGGAGTATAATGGCTGCCCAAGATATACTTCAAAAAGGCAAACGGTGGCAAGTTGGTAATGGTCATAGCATAATGATTTGGAAGGATAAATGGTTGCCCTCTCCCTCTACTTATGAAGTTGTCTCCCCGGTAAACTACATACCCGAGGATTCTAGAGTTGCAGAATTGATTGATGAAGAGAAGGGTGCTTGGAAAACAGATTTGGTGAGTAACATTTTCTTTCCTCATGAAGCGGATTTGATCTGTGGTATTGCTTTGTGTGCCAATCTACAAGAAGATAAGCAGGTGTGGGTGCTGACAAACAATGGTCCTTTTAGCATCCGTAGTGCTTATAAACTTGCTATGGAGATGAGATCAGATGCACAGGTGGAATCCGGGTCTGATGGAAGTCATTTGAGGAGGTTCTGGCGGTCTATTTGGAGCTGCAATATCCCACACAAGATCTGTCATTTTGCGTGGAGAGCCTGCAAAGATGTGTTGCCCATCAAAGAGAACCTAGTCAAACGGAAAGTACTCTCGGACAGCTGTTGTGATGAGTGTAAATTGGCTGAAGAAACATCAGGCCACCTCTTTTGGAGTTGTCAAAGAGCCCGTGAAATTTGGTGTTTGTCTGCTCTGTTTCAAGAATCTCGGATCTAG